A genomic window from Chaetodon trifascialis isolate fChaTrf1 chromosome 22, fChaTrf1.hap1, whole genome shotgun sequence includes:
- the tspan12 gene encoding tetraspanin-12 — translation MAREDAVRCLRCLLYALNLLFWLMSACVLGVAAWIRDSLNTVLTLTAHTRLEEAAVLTYSPAVHPVIIAVCCFLIIVAMVGYCGTLRCNLLLLSWYFCSLLVIFCVELASAVWTYDEPSVQRSDMISLKSRMPNYGLQRYQWLTHTWNSFQTEFKCCGVIYFTDWLEMTEMEWPPDSCCSNPYPGCARHAHYHDLSDLHQEGCGPKIYSFIRGTKQLQALRFLGVSIGVAQILAMALTLTLLWALYYGRKSPELDSTTAPPGDSTPLAVTHGPSAEASKPGCHRMNKGCSVTTAAAATKLSELQFEMERLS, via the exons ctgatGTCAGCATGTGTGCTGGGAGTGGCAGCGTGGATCAGAGACTCCCTGAACACCGTCCTGACGCTGACGGCACACACCAG gttgGAGGAAGCGGCCGTCCTCACGTATTCTCCAGCTGTTCATCCCGTCATCATCGCCGTGTGCTGCTTCCTCATCATCGTGGCCATGGTGGGATACTGCGGCACGCTCAGGtgtaacctgctgctgctgtcgtgG tactTCTGCAGTCTGCTGGTGATCTTCTGTGTGGAGCTGGCGAGTGCCGTGTGGACCTACGACGAG cccTCAGTGCAGCGCTCTGATATGATCAGTCTGAAGTCTCGGATGCCAAACTACGGCCTGCAGCGTTACCAgtggctcacacacacctggaacaGCTTCcagacagag TTCAAATGCTGCGGGGTGATCTACttcactgattggctggagaTGACAGAGATGGAGTGGCCACCTGACTCTTGCTGCTCCAATCCGTATCCAGGATGCGCCCGACACGCCCACTACCACGACCTCAGTGACCTCCATCAAGAG ggCTGCGGTCCAAAGATCTACAGTTTCATTCGAGGGACGAAGCAGCTGCAGGCGCTGCGCTTCCTGGGCGTGTCCATCGGCGTGGCTCAGATCCTGGCCATGGCGCTCACCCTCACGCTGCTCTGGGCGCTTTATTATGGCCGAAAGTCTCCAGAGCTGGACTCCACAACAGCGCCGCCGGGCGACTCCACCCCCCTCGCCGTGACACATGGACCCTCGGCCGAAGCTTCAAAGCCGGGCTGCCACCGCATGAATAAAGGCTGTAGTGTCAcgaccgccgccgccgccaccaaACTGAGCGAGCTCCAGTTTGAGATGGAGCGTCTGTCGTAG